From the genome of Ziziphus jujuba cultivar Dongzao chromosome 6, ASM3175591v1, one region includes:
- the LOC107431279 gene encoding uncharacterized protein LOC107431279 — protein MFSANNPAEIPQKSLQIQQDDKFFSRLLSKESSIANPSLRVYYGGLPGAVPFLWESQPGTPKYKFCDDTLPPLTPPPSYYTNSNKKKPANKTSRSNLLHTLFTKKNVNVKKTSKQQSLPCQSSPVPSFWSSSSSDSSSMVFPMHTTTTTKYQGGMNRFSSKSSSLESLLGDDDGEMRVGSSTSTLCFGFSRVSSSVGLRGCHDRS, from the coding sequence ATGTTCAGTGCTAATAACCCTGCTGAGATTCCCCAAAAATCACTCCAAATTCAGCAAGATGACAAATTCTTCTCTCGGCTTTTGTCCAAAGAAAGCTCCATAGCCAATCCTTCTCTAAGAGTCTACTATGGAGGACTACCTGGTGCTGTGCCATTCCTTTGGGAATCTCAGCCTGGAACTCCCAAATACAAATTCTGTGATGACACTCTTCCTCCTCTCACTCCTCCTCCTTCTTACTACAccaattccaataaaaaaaagccAGCAAATAAGACCTCAAGATCCAATCTTTTACACACCCTTTTCACAAAAAAGAATGTTAATGTCAAGAAAACCTCCAAGCAGCAATCTTTGCCTTGTCAATCATCACCTGTACCATCATTCTGGTCTTCTTCGTCATCAGATTCTTCTTCGATGGTTTTTCCAATGCAtacgacaacaacaacaaagtatCAAGGAGGAATGAACCGGTTTTCGAGCAAGAGCTCGTCTTTGGAGTCGCTTCTTggagatgatgatggagaaatGAGAGTTGGGTCGTCCACTTCCACATTGTGTTTCGGTTTCAGTAGAGTCTCTAGTTCTGTTGGTCTGCGAGGTTGCCATGACCGGTCATGA